From Candidatus Neomarinimicrobiota bacterium, a single genomic window includes:
- a CDS encoding MIP family channel protein, whose amino-acid sequence MVTVGQKFAAEFIGTFFLVFIGTGAIAADVFSGGAVGLLGVALAFGLAVSMMVAATAKISGGHINPAVTFGLFVTGNIGGKEAGTYILAQLLGATGASFVLSLISPNASVTASNLGVTLPASGVSAGTLVGFEIALTFMLVFVIFSVAVDPKSQFKGIANFVIGLTVTSCALVGGTITGASLNPARSFGPALITGTWDYQWAYWIAPLIGGALAAFVYSKLFLSGKEEQ is encoded by the coding sequence ATGGTAACAGTGGGTCAAAAATTCGCTGCTGAATTTATCGGCACGTTTTTTCTTGTATTTATCGGTACAGGAGCCATTGCCGCAGACGTATTCAGCGGAGGAGCGGTAGGGTTATTAGGAGTAGCGCTTGCATTTGGATTAGCCGTTTCGATGATGGTTGCCGCCACGGCAAAAATTTCCGGAGGGCATATTAATCCGGCAGTTACATTCGGTTTGTTTGTCACAGGGAATATCGGCGGAAAAGAAGCAGGAACTTATATCCTGGCCCAATTGCTGGGGGCGACAGGAGCGTCATTTGTTTTAAGTCTCATTTCTCCTAATGCTTCTGTAACAGCATCAAATCTTGGAGTAACATTACCGGCTTCAGGAGTGAGCGCCGGTACGTTAGTGGGATTTGAAATCGCATTGACCTTTATGCTTGTGTTTGTGATTTTCTCCGTCGCAGTTGATCCTAAATCTCAGTTCAAGGGCATCGCAAATTTCGTTATCGGTCTGACTGTAACGTCATGTGCATTAGTGGGCGGGACTATCACGGGAGCATCGCTTAATCCTGCCAGAAGTTTTGGTCCGGCTCTAATTACCGGAACATGGGATTATCAATGGGCATATTGGATTGCGCCTCTTATCGGAGGAGCGCTTGCTGCTTTTGTTTACAGTAAGCTATTTTTATCCGGGAAAGAAGAACAGTAA
- a CDS encoding redoxin domain-containing protein produces MALSSGVEAPDFTLSSTGSEEDVTLSSFKGKSNVLLLFHPLAFSGVCTDEFCAIRDTFYEQFKNLNAEVFGISVDSTFSQKAWSDANNYPISFLADFNKSVTTDYEILDNDFFGMVGVAKRSAFLIDKEGIIRYATSSDDPTVVPDFELIKSELEKLS; encoded by the coding sequence ATGGCATTAAGCAGTGGAGTTGAAGCACCGGATTTCACACTATCATCCACCGGGTCGGAAGAAGACGTTACATTAAGTTCATTCAAAGGCAAATCAAACGTATTACTCCTGTTCCATCCGTTGGCTTTTTCAGGCGTTTGTACGGACGAATTTTGCGCCATACGGGATACATTTTACGAACAATTTAAAAATCTTAACGCGGAAGTATTTGGTATTAGCGTTGATTCTACGTTTTCACAAAAAGCGTGGTCGGATGCAAATAACTATCCGATTTCGTTTCTTGCAGATTTTAATAAGAGTGTAACTACAGATTACGAAATTCTTGATAACGATTTTTTCGGCATGGTGGGCGTAGCCAAACGTTCCGCTTTTTTGATTGATAAGGAAGGGATAATTCGATACGCTACGTCATCAGACGATCCGACAGTTGTACCTGATTTTGAGCTGATAAAATCGGAATTGGAAAAACTTAGTTGA